TTTTCCGGCTTGGACGAGCTTACGAACTCGCTCTTTGTTTTCCGGCTTTACTGCGAAATAGTCTTCAAGAATCGACGTTTGACCGTCTAAAACATAATATGGATAATCTGGGTTGTTCTCGAGCATTTCTAGGATTTCTTCCATATTATTAACCAGCAAGATTCGAGATTCTTCGGTTGAAAAATACCACTCTCTGTCCCAATGCATATGGGGTACGATATGAACTTTTTTCATGATGTCCTCCAAATATGATAGGTACCTAAGGTCCAACCTTAGGTACCATAAATTTTCCAAACATTACGCTGCTTTTTTAGTAATAGTACCTTCTTGTTTTTCTTTTTTCAGTTTACTTTTTCTCGTTGCGATTAACAGAAACATTGAAATGGCTGCCCCGATTAATGCGGCTCCTAGCCAGATGCTTGCTGCTAACAGGATTGGCTGACCTTGTAATAGTGCTAAGGAGAAAATCCCTGCACCTGGAACATTTAATCCGAGGTTAAAATAAGCTACAATTGCACCTGTTACGGCAGAACCTGCAATTAATGAAGGGATTACCCGTAATGGGTCGTTAATCATAAATGGAATAGCACCCTCGGTGATACCTGCTAAACCAAGTAGCCATGTTTGTTTTCCGATTTCTTGTTCTTGTTTTGTAAAGTACTTTTTACCGATAATAGTCGCACCTGTTACACCGAAAGCAGAAACCATTTTAACGGAAGCGAATGTTGCGTAAGGAATAAAGTTTCCGCTTGCCATTGCCGCAATACAGAAGGTGTAAGCGGCCTTGTTAACTGGACCGCCCAAGTCGAATGAAACCATCGCACCAATAATGGCTCCTAAAAGAATGGCATTTCTACCTGATAAGCCGCCTAGAAATTCCACTAAGCTTTGGTTTAACCAGGCAAGTGGTTCACCAACCACGAATAACATGATCGAACCAACGACAAGTGTACCAACAACTGGGTATACCCAGAAACTAATGAATCCTGCAAATGTTCCTTTTGGCTGGATCTTTTTCTTTAAAAACTTTAAGAAGAAACCGGCTAAGAAACCGCCGAGCATACCGCCAAGGAAACCTGAGCCAATCAAGTTTGCTGCCACACCGGCTGCAAAACCAGGTCCGAGTGCCGGTTTATCCGCGATGGAGTATGCCATGTAAGCTGCTAATATTGGGACCAACAGCTGGCCGAGAAGTCCGCCGCCAAGTTGTCTTAATAACCATAACCATGAACCTTCTTCTGCATATACTTCTTGAAGGCCGAACGCCTGTGAAATTAGCACGGCAGCTGCTAAGGTCATACCGCCGGCCACGATGACCGGGATAATATAAGAAATACCTGTTAAAATCGAGTCTTTAACTTCCGCTTTAAATGATTTTTCTCCTGTTTCATCTGCTCCGGATGCAGCAGCTTGCTCTGGATTATATTCTTTCTTCGGTGTCTTTTCCGCTTTATCTAATGCTTCACGGATTAAACTTGTTGCATTACGCAGTGGGGCTGCCACCGATGTTTTTATCTTTGGCAGGTGTGCGAAACGCTCTTCATTTTTGACTGCAACATCAACGGCAAAAATAACCGCGTCGGCTTTTTTCAATAGGTCCGTTGTATGGCGATCCTCGATGCCGTTTGCCCCTTGCTTTTCAACATATACGTCGACTCCCAGTTCTTTACCTGCTTTTACGAGTGCCTCTGCCGCCATATAAGTATGCGCGATGCCAGCAGGACATGCGGTAATACCGATAACGGTTTTATTCAATTTGTTCCCTGCTTTTATTTCTTTTTCTACTTCTACCTTATCTAATGCTTCATATAATTCGGTATTGGTTTTTGCATTTAAAAGTCTATTTTTATACGCTTCGTTTGATAATCTTGTAACAAATTCCGAAAGTAATTGAAGATGGGTAGAGCCTGCTTCCGTTTCTGGAATCGCCAATAAGATAATCAATTGTACCTGATTATTTGGATCAATGCTTTCCCAGTCCGTTAACGGTTTTTTCAGGGTTGCGATTGCAAATGATGCTTCCTTGACCGTTGTGGATTTTCCATGTGGGATTGCAAGTCCGCCTTCAAAGCCTGTTGGTGAAAGTTTTTCTCTATCTAATACAGCTTGAAGAAATTCTTCTTGAGAATGAATTTTACCTGCTTCACCTAGCTGTTTGACCAAATACTGAATTGCCTCATGTTTAGATTCAAAGACATTTCCAGTACTGACTAAGCTTGGTGAGGTAAGTGTTTGTAGTTGCATTTTGTTTACCTCCATCTAATTGAAAGTGTTTTCATTTCACGGACTTATCGTAACAAAAAAAAAACAAGAAGAAAGATTCTTCTTATTTTTACACAAGAGTTATAAAATTAACCGGTTTCATGTGTATAAGTACACATTTTTAAAAGTGATCCCAGTAAACTTGCGATAATGTCTGTAGGACAATCATAACTGGTGTTCGATCAGTTATATTGTAGCCATTTTTAATTTTTTTGGGTGCAAAGCAGTATAAATTGACAGCTGCAGCTTCTTGGAGTGAATTCTTCGTAAAATGTGTTAAGGATATAATTGGAATTTCTCTTTGTTTTGCTTTTTCAGCCATTTCAAGGACCTGAGGAGTTTCACCTGATAAGCTGATTAAAAACAAAACGTCATGCTGATTCATTTGATCGAGCAGATAGAGCATTTCATGGCGATGGATGTGATGTTCTGAGTGTTTCCCGGCAACTCGTAAATTTCGAACCATCATTTCACAGAAACCTGCGGTGTCGCCAACACCAAAGAAAAGGACATGCTTTGAATCATGCATCATTTTTGCAGTCATTTCAATTCTTTCCATATCAATAAGTTCAAAGGTTTTTTGGATAAAATAATAGGAACTATCTTCGTTAGGAGCTTTAGTTGAATCGAGTTCTTCTTTAATACTGTTTTTGAGTTGTGAGAAACCATCATACCCCAGCTTTTTTGATAATCTTGTTATTGTGTTGGGAACAGTATACAGATCAGCTGCAATACTTTGAATCGATTTATTGACGAATTCATGCTTATTTTCGAGAATATAGTCAATAATTTGGTCATCTGTATCATTTAATTTATATTCAAACTTATGTACACGATCTTCAAATTGCATATAATTTCACCCCGATATTTACCTTCGTACTATTATAGCAAACAATCCAGTGATTTCACTAAGGGGTGCGGGAGGGATTAACATTGAAAATTTTAGTAGCGGTGGATTCATTAAAGGGAAGCCTATCATCAATAGAAGCAAATAAAGCGATTTCCGAAGGACTTTTGAAGGCGAATCCAGATTTTTCTGTTCAGTCATTGCCTGTTGCGGATGGAGGCGAAGGGACAGTGGAGGCGCTAGTCTATGCAACGGGAGGTCAGTTTGTTGACAGTGTTGTAACAGGTCCATTAGGACAGCCGGTAAGGGCGAGGTACGGTATTTTAGGGGATAAGATGACCGCGGTGATTGAGGTTGCCGAAGCTTGCGGATTGCCATTAATACCGAAAGAAGAGCGCAATCCACTTTTCACTACAACCTATGGTGTAGGTGAGTTAATTTTGGAAGCAATTGAAAAGGGCTGCCGTGATTTTATCATTGGACTCGGGGGAAGTGCGACCAATGACGCTGGGGTCGGAATGCTTCAAGCCCTTGGATATCAGTTTTTTACGAAAGCAGGGGAACTTGCAGGACTTGGGGGTGCCGCTCTTAAAGAAATTTCAAGAATCGATATGGGGAAGGTGCCGGATAAGGTAAAAGCAGCCAAATTCCGTGTTGCGTGTGATGTTAATAACCCGCTATATGGGTTGAATGGGGCTGCCTATATTTATGGACCGCAAAAAGGGGCTACTCCTGAAATGGTTTTAGAATTAGATGAAGGTCTCAGAAATTTTGCTAATGTCGTATTGGAACAGCTAAGTACAGACTTGCAGTCGATTTCAGGGGCAGGAGCAGCCGGAGGGTTGGGGGCCGCTTTTGCTGGGTTCTTGGAGGCAGAGTTAGAATCAGGTGTTAAGTTGATACTTGAGCTGGCACGTTTCGAGGAGCAGCTTCAAGGCGTGGACCTCGTGATCACAGGGGAAGGAAAACTGGATGGGCAAACCTCGATGGGAAAAGCACCAGCAGGAATCGCACTTTTGGCTAAACAGCACAGAATCCCTGTCATTGCCCTAGCTGGTGACATCTCAGAAGGAAATCCGAGCCTGCATGAATCGGGCATCACCGCCTATTTCACAATCGTAGGCGGACCCACCAGCCTAGAAAAAGCCATGAATCCGGAGACAACCCGGACAAACCTACAAAGAACAGGAGAACAAATCGGAAGAGTATTACAATTGTTCTAAGTGGTGCCTGTCACCGCACGTGGACACTGTCCGCCTGAGGCGGACAGAATTACGCGAGAATTTCTTCGATATGCAGGAAGGTGGTTTTGTTCCCAAAATAGTTAACGATCACGAAGAAACCGCTAATCCTCAGGGAACATCCTTTCAAAACTGTCATGACATAGTATGAAAAACATAAAGATAAAGGACTTTCCAGAATGGACATTGTAAGAAGCTAACCTAAAAATGTAATAGGGAGTAAAAAAGATTATAAGAACGTTAGGGAATTCCAAATCGGAATTCCTTTTTTACTACAAAAGAAGGAACTCATGAAGGCTTGTAAAGACCATCTACTATAGGAGTTGTAATCGTTTCCTAAAGGAAAAGGAAAAGAATTAATTTTTATTTTCATTAGAATGAATATAGAATTCAAGTTGTAAAGGATAACGTTATCTTCTGTAAGGGTTTCCAGTGGAAGAATCCCATTACTAATAAAACAACAAGATGGAAGGTGAAGTGTTGGAAATCAAATCATTGATTAATGAAGACTTGATTGAGTTAAATTTGGTAGCGTCTACCCAATTAGAAGTGATTTCTCAATTGGCTTCATTACTCGGACAACAAGGAAGAATTAAATCTGTGTCTGCGTTTATTGAGGGTGTATTAGAAAGAGAATCAGAATTTTCAACTGGTTTTGGCAATGGCTTTGCGATTCCTCACTGCAAAAGCGATACCGTAGAAACAGCAAGTATCATCATTGGGAAAACAACCAATAGCATAGAGTGGAATTCATTGGATGATAAACCTGTTACCTTCATCATCATGCTGGCAATTCCATCAGGAGAAGGTGGAACCACGCATTTGCAAATTCTCTCTGCGCTCTCAGGAAAATTAATGGATGATGAGTTTCGTGATCAGCTAATGAGCGCTACTCAACCAGAACAAATACTGAATTTATTAGATGGATCGATTACACAAAAAACAAACTAAGAAAAGGTGGACTTTATCATGAATATTATTGCAATTACAGCATGCCCAGCAGGGGTAGCACATACAAATATGGCCGCAGCAGCTTTAGAAATGACAGCAAAAAAAATGGGACACAAAATTAAAGTAGAAAAGCAGGGCGCGATGGGAATTGAAAATTCCATTTCAGCGAAAGATGTTGCAGGTGCACAGGTTCTTATTTTAGCCGTTGATACAGCAATTGCAAAATTAGATCGTTTTAGTGAAATCCCAACTGTTAAAGTTCCTGTTGCAGAAGCAGTGAAGAATCCACAAGGTTTAATCAATAAAGCGCTTGGGCTTGTAAAATAATCTAAGAGGTGATATCAACGATGAAAAAAATCCTTGAAGAAGCTAAAACACATTTAATGACTGGTGTTTCCTATATGTTACCGTTTGTTGTTGCCGGGGGATTACTCTTAACACTTGGTCTTTTACTAGGCGGCGGCGAACAGGAAACAGGTTTTGCTAAAAAAGCGGTAGAAACAGGAGTTCTAGTTTTCTCCTTAATGGTTCCGGTAATGGCGGGGTATATGTCTTATTCAATCGCAGATCGACCAGGTATTGCTCCAGGTATGGTCGGCGGATTAATTGCAAATGAAATCGGTGCTGGATTTTTAGGCGGGATTGTGGCTGGTTTCCTTGCTGGTTATATTGTTAACTTATTGAAGAAAATTCCAATGCACTCATATTTAGCAGCTCTAAAGCCAATTATTGTCATTCCATTATTAGGTGTTGGTATTGTTTCCTTATTAATGTATATCATTGGTCAGCCAATTGCCCTTGCTTCTAAAGGTTTAGAAGGCTGGTTAACAGCAATGAGCGGCGGAAATTTATTAATCCTTGGCTTGATTATTGGTGCGATGATGGCAGTTGATATGGGCGGTCCTATTAATAAAGTTGCTTTCGCATTCTGTGTTGGGATGTTAAATGAAGGAATCTATGCTCCAATGGCTGCATGTTGGATTGGTATTATGACACCACCAATCGGACTAGCTCTTGCAACAAGACTTGCTCCTAAGAAATTTACAGTGGGAGAAAGAATGAGTGCACTACCTACAACCATTATGGGCGCAACAGGGATTACCGAAGGTGCGATTCCGTTTGCAGTAGGTGCTCCTCTACAAGTTATTCCATCCATTGTTGTTGGGTCAGCAGTTGGCGGTGCATTAGCACTTGTACTTGGTGCCGAAGCTCCTGTACCGAGTGGCGGCGTATTCATTATTCCATTCTTCATTAAGCCAGTAATGTTCTTAATTGCTTTTGTAGTCGGAATTGTTGTAACGGCATTAATGACAGTACTGTTAAAAAAGAATATCGAAGAAGAAGAAGAAGAAGTATCTTACACTCAAGAAGCTGTTTAAACTTATAATTCAAATTTCCATGAGGGTACTGTTACAGGGCCCTCATTCTCTTTATAAAAACTGGTCTTGGAGGTTTTTACGATGAAATTTCATGTTATCTCTCATACACATTGGGATCGAGAGTGGCACCAAACCTATCAGCAATATCGTGTGAAATTAATCCGCTTTATTGACGAATT
This genomic stretch from Neobacillus niacini harbors:
- the mngA gene encoding PTS 2-O-a-mannosyl-D-glycerate transporter subunit IIABC, whose protein sequence is MQLQTLTSPSLVSTGNVFESKHEAIQYLVKQLGEAGKIHSQEEFLQAVLDREKLSPTGFEGGLAIPHGKSTTVKEASFAIATLKKPLTDWESIDPNNQVQLIILLAIPETEAGSTHLQLLSEFVTRLSNEAYKNRLLNAKTNTELYEALDKVEVEKEIKAGNKLNKTVIGITACPAGIAHTYMAAEALVKAGKELGVDVYVEKQGANGIEDRHTTDLLKKADAVIFAVDVAVKNEERFAHLPKIKTSVAAPLRNATSLIREALDKAEKTPKKEYNPEQAAASGADETGEKSFKAEVKDSILTGISYIIPVIVAGGMTLAAAVLISQAFGLQEVYAEEGSWLWLLRQLGGGLLGQLLVPILAAYMAYSIADKPALGPGFAAGVAANLIGSGFLGGMLGGFLAGFFLKFLKKKIQPKGTFAGFISFWVYPVVGTLVVGSIMLFVVGEPLAWLNQSLVEFLGGLSGRNAILLGAIIGAMVSFDLGGPVNKAAYTFCIAAMASGNFIPYATFASVKMVSAFGVTGATIIGKKYFTKQEQEIGKQTWLLGLAGITEGAIPFMINDPLRVIPSLIAGSAVTGAIVAYFNLGLNVPGAGIFSLALLQGQPILLAASIWLGAALIGAAISMFLLIATRKSKLKKEKQEGTITKKAA
- a CDS encoding MurR/RpiR family transcriptional regulator — translated: MQFEDRVHKFEYKLNDTDDQIIDYILENKHEFVNKSIQSIAADLYTVPNTITRLSKKLGYDGFSQLKNSIKEELDSTKAPNEDSSYYFIQKTFELIDMERIEMTAKMMHDSKHVLFFGVGDTAGFCEMMVRNLRVAGKHSEHHIHRHEMLYLLDQMNQHDVLFLISLSGETPQVLEMAEKAKQREIPIISLTHFTKNSLQEAAAVNLYCFAPKKIKNGYNITDRTPVMIVLQTLSQVYWDHF
- a CDS encoding glycerate kinase, translated to MKILVAVDSLKGSLSSIEANKAISEGLLKANPDFSVQSLPVADGGEGTVEALVYATGGQFVDSVVTGPLGQPVRARYGILGDKMTAVIEVAEACGLPLIPKEERNPLFTTTYGVGELILEAIEKGCRDFIIGLGGSATNDAGVGMLQALGYQFFTKAGELAGLGGAALKEISRIDMGKVPDKVKAAKFRVACDVNNPLYGLNGAAYIYGPQKGATPEMVLELDEGLRNFANVVLEQLSTDLQSISGAGAAGGLGAAFAGFLEAELESGVKLILELARFEEQLQGVDLVITGEGKLDGQTSMGKAPAGIALLAKQHRIPVIALAGDISEGNPSLHESGITAYFTIVGGPTSLEKAMNPETTRTNLQRTGEQIGRVLQLF
- a CDS encoding PTS sugar transporter subunit IIA, which gives rise to MEIKSLINEDLIELNLVASTQLEVISQLASLLGQQGRIKSVSAFIEGVLERESEFSTGFGNGFAIPHCKSDTVETASIIIGKTTNSIEWNSLDDKPVTFIIMLAIPSGEGGTTHLQILSALSGKLMDDEFRDQLMSATQPEQILNLLDGSITQKTN
- a CDS encoding PTS fructose transporter subunit IIB; amino-acid sequence: MNIIAITACPAGVAHTNMAAAALEMTAKKMGHKIKVEKQGAMGIENSISAKDVAGAQVLILAVDTAIAKLDRFSEIPTVKVPVAEAVKNPQGLINKALGLVK
- a CDS encoding PTS fructose transporter subunit IIC, with amino-acid sequence MKKILEEAKTHLMTGVSYMLPFVVAGGLLLTLGLLLGGGEQETGFAKKAVETGVLVFSLMVPVMAGYMSYSIADRPGIAPGMVGGLIANEIGAGFLGGIVAGFLAGYIVNLLKKIPMHSYLAALKPIIVIPLLGVGIVSLLMYIIGQPIALASKGLEGWLTAMSGGNLLILGLIIGAMMAVDMGGPINKVAFAFCVGMLNEGIYAPMAACWIGIMTPPIGLALATRLAPKKFTVGERMSALPTTIMGATGITEGAIPFAVGAPLQVIPSIVVGSAVGGALALVLGAEAPVPSGGVFIIPFFIKPVMFLIAFVVGIVVTALMTVLLKKNIEEEEEEVSYTQEAV